A single region of the Sciurus carolinensis chromosome 16, mSciCar1.2, whole genome shotgun sequence genome encodes:
- the LOC124966199 gene encoding vomeronasal type-1 receptor 4-like: MAASEVAVGIIFLSQTVVGVLGNSFLLLRYLVLYFTGHRVRCTGLIFKHLIVANLLTLLCKGVPQTIEAFSLEFSLGDIECKLLFYVHRVGRCMSIGTTSLLSVFQAITISPRDSSCSEIEVKAPRYIGTSLRLSCILYMLINIIILMYMTGKWNNTTMTTLKDFGYCSSFHHDTTTVTLFAALLSFPDAVCVGLMLWASSSMVLTLHRHKQRMQHIQKTISPRSSPESRATKIILLLVSTFVSFYTLSCISQVCLTIIYNPNWFLLNMAAIVSGCFPAVSPLLLMSRDSSASRFCFSWIENRKSPALMMKI, translated from the coding sequence ATGGCAGCCAGTGAGGTGGCTGTAGGAATCATCTTCCTGTCACAGACTGTGGTTGGAGTTCTGGGCAATTCATTTCTCCTCCTCCGTTACCTGGTACTTTACTTCACTGGGCACAGGGTAAGGTGCACAGGCTTGATTTTTAAGCACTTGATTGTGGCCAACTTGCTAACCCTCCTGTGTAAAGGAGTTCCCCAGACTATAGAAGCTTTCAGTTTGGAATTTTCCCTTGGTGATATTGAATGCAAGCTGCTTTTCTATGTTCACAGGGTGGGCAGGTGCATGTCCATTGGCACCACCTCTCTCCTGAGTGTCTTCCAGGCAATCACCATTAGCCCCAGGGACTCAAGCTGCTCAGAGATTGAAGTGAAAGCTCCCAGGTACATTGGCACCTCCCTCCGCCTGAGCTGCATACTATACAtgcttataaatataattattcttaTGTACATGACTGGAAAATGGAACAACACAACCATGACAACCCTAAAAGATTTTGGATACTGTTCTAGTTTTCATCATGACACAACCACAGTCACACTGTTTGCAGCATTGCTCTCATTCCCTGATGCTGTGTGTGTGGGCCTCATGCTCTGGGCCAGCAGCTCCATGGTGCTCACCCTGCACAGGCACAAGCAGAGAATGCAGCACATTCAGAAGACCATCTCTCCCAGGTCCtccccagagtccagagccaccAAAATCATCCTCCTCCTGGTGAGCACCTTTGTCTCTTTTTACACACTTTCCTGCATCTCTCAGGTTTGTCTGACTATTATTTATAATCCCAACTGGTTCCTGCTGAACATGGCTGCAATAGTCTCTGGGTGTTTCCCTGCTGTCAGCCCCTTACTGCTCATGAGCAGAGACTCCAGTGCATCCAGGTTCTGTTTTTCCTGGATAGAGAACAGGAAATCCCCTGCTCTGATGATGAAAATATGA
- the LOC124966200 gene encoding vomeronasal type-1 receptor 4-like, with translation MASGNVAIGLMLLSQVAVGILGNISLLYHLVLSCKEYTLRSTDVILRHLIIANALVILSKGIPQTIAAFGRKYFFNDLGCKLILYIQRVGRSVSIAITCLLSIYQNITISPMNSCWKDLKGKAPKHIGFSISLCWILYMVVNFISPLYVLGKWSSENITEKRDCGFCSYGGHDKITESLYIALFVFPEVIFSLLIIWSSGSMVLTLHRHKQRVQHIHSLNESPKFCPESRATQRILALVGTFVTFHTISSLLNAHIALFPNPTEWLVNTNKLISVCFPTLSPFLLMSHESTVSTLSRLCSVCIKSTRCCWVL, from the coding sequence ATGGCCTCCGGGAATGTGGCAATTGGTCTGATGCTTTTATCACAGGTTGCTGTTGGAATTCTGGGAAATATCTCTCTGCTTTATCATTTAGTGCTTTCCTGCAAGGAGTATACTTTGAGGTCCACAGATGTGATTCTCAGGCACCTGATTATAGCCAACGCCTTGGTCATTCTCTCTAAAGGAATTCCCCAGACAATCGCAGcttttgggagaaaatatttcttcaatgaCCTTGGATGCAAACTTATTTTGTACATTCAGCGAGTGGGCAGGAGTGTGTCCATTGCCATCACCTGCCTCTTGAGCATCTACCAGAACATCACAATCAGCCCCATGAACTCCTGTTGGAAAGATCTCAAAGGTAAAGCTCCAAAGCACATTGGCTTCTCCATTTCCCTCTGCTGGATCCTGTACATGGTGGTGAATTTCATTTCTCCTCTCTATGTGCTGGGCAAATGGAGTAGTGAAAACATAACAGAGAAAAGAGATTGTGGGTTCTGTTCTTATGGTGGTCATGACAAAATCACAGAATCACTATACATAGCattgtttgtttttccagaagTCATCTTTTCTCTGCTTATCATCTGGTCCAGTGGCTCCATGGTTCTCACTCTGCACAGGCACAAGCAGCGGGTTCAGCATATTCACAGCCTCAATGAATCCCCCAAATTCTGCCCTGAGTCCAGAGCCACCCAGAGAATCCTTGCCCTGGTGGGCACTTTTGTGACTTTCCACACCATCTCATCCCTGTTAAATGCTCATATTGCTCTATTTCCCAACCCCACAGAGTGGTTGGTGAACACCAATAAGCTAATATCAGTGTGTTTCCCCACTCTCAGCCCCTTTCTCCTCATGAGTCATGAGTCCACTGTATCCACTCTATCCAGGCTCTGCTCTGTGTGTATCAAAAGTACGAGGTGCTGCTGGGTGCTGTAG